AAGTATGCGGCTCTTTTGTATTGGGAACTAAGAGACTATTTACGCCATCGGTTCGTGACGTCGGAGTGCGTGTTCCTTGATGGATAAGGATGATAAATCATCATCATTGCCACACTGTTGCTCATAGGATTAGTCACAGAATCCGCTGATTTGCTGTCATGAACTGATCGCTTTTCCTTGCGAGTGGGAACAAGCGAAAGATGGTTTAACGATGATAAATTCATGGTGCCGTCTCCTCAGAGTGTTTAATTAAACGGTTAGCTTCAGCCAGCTCATAACGTCTTGGGGTTAACGCTGTCGCACTGTGATTACGTGCAAGCACAGAATAGATAGTTGGCAACACAAACAGAGTAAATAGCGTACCCACCAGCATGCCTGTGACAATCACCAAGCCCAGTCCAAAACGGCTATTTGCTCCTGCGCCAGTCGCGAACAGAAGGGGAACTAAACCGATAACCATCGCCGCTGTCGTCATCAAAATCGGGCGTAAACGGATTTGTGCTGCTTTTAAAATGGCATGGCGTTTATCTAACCCTTCGTTAGCTTGCAGTTCATTGGCAAATTCCACCATTAAGATCCCGTGTTTACTGATTAGCCCGATCAAGGTGACTAAGCCAATTTGGGTATAAATATTGAGGGTGGCATAACCCAATGCCAGCGGGATCAAGGCACCACAGATAGACAGCGGAACGGTAATTAAAATAATCAACGGATCCACTAAACTTTCATACTGAGCCGCGAGCACTAAATAGATAATGATCAGCGCCGCCATAAACGCGAAGGCGAGGGTGTTTCCTTCTTGTTTATATTGGCGCGAATCGGATTGCCAATCATGGCTAAAACCGGCTGGTAGTTCGCTGGCTATCTCATCGAGATAAGCCACCGCTTGCCCTAAGGTGACGCCCGGTGCAGGGATCGCTTGGAAAATAGCGGCATTTTGCTGATTAAACTGAGACAGTTTATTCGGCTCTACTTGTGTTGAAATATCCACCACCGTTGAAAGCGGGATCATGCTACCATCTTCAGACTTAACATAATGGCGGGATAACGCTTCTGGGGTCAGCCGTTGACTGCGCAAGCTTTGCGGGATCACATCATAGGAACGTCCATCCATGCCAAAACGGTTGATATAATTCTCACCCACTAACAGCGTTAGGGACTCACCAATATCCTGCATGCGAATGCCTAAACTGTTGGCTTTTGAACGATTAATACGCACCTCAACTACGGGGTTGTTATAGTCGAGGTCGCTATCGACCACCATAAACAGGCCACTTTCACGAGCTTGTTGTTTGATCTCTTCCATGGTGCGATACAGCACCGGATAATCTTGCGGGCTTTTTAGCACCATCTGAATAGGTAAGCCGCCTGTAGAGCCGGGTAATGCCGGTAACTGGAACACAAAGATACTGTTACCTTCCACATCGCCAACGCGATTTTGTAAATCCGATTGGATAGCCGACGCAGGACGCTCCCGTTGTTCCCAAGACGTTAAGTTTGTGCCCCCGAAGCTGGCGGAAGGGCCATCGGTACCGTTAATAATCCACGTACTCTCAGTTTCGGGTAGCTCCATAAACACATCGTGTAATTTACGGGAGAAACGCTCCACATACTCAAGGTTGGCATGTTGCGGGGACTTAATCGCCGTTAAGACGCTCGACTGATCTTCAACAGGAGCCAGCTCTCTCGGTGCTGCTTGATACAACATCGGCAGGCTGATCACGACGCCGATAGCCAAAATTCCGGTGATCCAGCGGTTTTTCAATGAGAAATTCAGTACCGCAGTATAGTAATGGGCAAGGGTCTCGAAGAAGGTTTCCGCCATTCGTGCCATGCGCCCTTCATTCTGTTTCGAGTTCAACATAAACGAACTCATCACCGGAGAAAGGGTTAACGCCACTATTCCTGATACAATCACCGCCCCCGCCAACGTGAGCGCAAACTCTTTAAATAATGCCCCTGTTAATCCAGACATTAAGCCAATCGGTGCATACACCGCAGCGAGGGTAATGGTCATCGCGAGAACGGGACCTGCCACCTCACGTGCACCGATCAATGCTGCCAGAACAGGGGATTTTCCCTCTTCAATATGGCGATGAACGTTTTCCACCACCACGATGGCATCATCCACTACCAACCCAATCGCCAGCACCATTGCCAGTAAGGTCAGCAAGTTAATACTAAAGCCGAACGCCATCATCAATGCCGCCGCAC
The Providencia alcalifaciens DNA segment above includes these coding regions:
- a CDS encoding MexW/MexI family multidrug efflux RND transporter permease subunit; this encodes MKFTDLFVRRPVLALVVSALIVLMGLFALSKLPIRQYPQLESSTITITTQYPGASAKLMQGFVTQPIAQAVSSVEGVDYLSSSSVQGSSLVTVRMELNRDSTQALTQVMAKVNQVRYKLPKEAYDPVVELSSGESTAVAYIGFSSTELSIPALTDYLSRVVEPMYSAIDGVAKVQVFGGQQLAMRLWLDVDKLAGRGISAAEVAQAVRQNNYQAAPGKVKGEFVISNVYVNTDLTNVDEFRDLVIRNDGNGLVRLKDVGTIELGAASTETSGLMNGEPAIYLGLFATPTGNPLVIVDGMNTLMPDIIKTLPPGVKVEMAFETSRFIKASIDQVIHTLVEALLIVIAVIYLCLGSIRSVIIPILAIPLSMLGAAALMMAFGFSINLLTLLAMVLAIGLVVDDAIVVVENVHRHIEEGKSPVLAALIGAREVAGPVLAMTITLAAVYAPIGLMSGLTGALFKEFALTLAGAVIVSGIVALTLSPVMSSFMLNSKQNEGRMARMAETFFETLAHYYTAVLNFSLKNRWITGILAIGVVISLPMLYQAAPRELAPVEDQSSVLTAIKSPQHANLEYVERFSRKLHDVFMELPETESTWIINGTDGPSASFGGTNLTSWEQRERPASAIQSDLQNRVGDVEGNSIFVFQLPALPGSTGGLPIQMVLKSPQDYPVLYRTMEEIKQQARESGLFMVVDSDLDYNNPVVEVRINRSKANSLGIRMQDIGESLTLLVGENYINRFGMDGRSYDVIPQSLRSQRLTPEALSRHYVKSEDGSMIPLSTVVDISTQVEPNKLSQFNQQNAAIFQAIPAPGVTLGQAVAYLDEIASELPAGFSHDWQSDSRQYKQEGNTLAFAFMAALIIIYLVLAAQYESLVDPLIILITVPLSICGALIPLALGYATLNIYTQIGLVTLIGLISKHGILMVEFANELQANEGLDKRHAILKAAQIRLRPILMTTAAMVIGLVPLLFATGAGANSRFGLGLVIVTGMLVGTLFTLFVLPTIYSVLARNHSATALTPRRYELAEANRLIKHSEETAP